A segment of the Actinomyces sp. oral taxon 171 str. F0337 genome:
GGGGGCCACGAGCGCCTGGATCTCCACCGGCATGGGACGGCGACCCTCCAGGGTGACCGTGGCGCAGGTGCCCGGCACCTCGGAGCGGGCGGCGGACAGGAACAGGCCCGAGGGGTCCGCCAGCCCCACGATGCCCCGCTCGCCCAGGTCGAAGCAGCCGACCTCATCGGTGGGGCCGTAGCGGTTCTTGACGGCCCGCAGCAGCCGTAGACGAGCGTGGCGGTCACCCTCGAACTGAGCGACGACGTCGACCAGGTGCTCCAGGACCCGGGGCCCGGCGATCCCGCCGTCCTTGGTCACGTGCCCCACGAGCAGCACCGGGATACCGCGTTCCTTGGCCACCGCGATGAGTGCGCCGGCCACGGCCCGCACCTGGGTGACGCCCCCGGCACTGCCCTCGACCTGGGCCGAGGCGATGGTCTGGACCGAGTCCACCACCAGCAGCGACGGCCCCGCCGCCTCCACGTGCCCCAGCAGGGCCCCGAGCTCGGTCTCCGCGGCCAGGAGCAGCCCGGGATCCAAGGCGTCGATACGCTCGGCCCGCAGCCGCACCTGCGAGGCCGACTCCTCCCCGGTGACGTAGAGGACCGGACCGTCCCCGCGCCCGCGTGCCACGGCGGCGGCTTTCGCGGCGACGTCGAGCAGCAGCGTGGACTTGCCGACGCCGGGCTCGCCGGCCAGCAGCACGACGGCGCCCGGCACGATCCCGCCGCCCAGGACCCGGTCCAGCTCACCCACCCCAGTGGGGCGGGCCCTGGCCTCCGTGGCGCTGACCTCCCCGATGGGGCGGGCGGCCACTGTCGGTCTCACGGCACCGGCGGTCAGAGCGCCGCCGGCACCCCCACCCGGGGCGCCGGCGGCCTGGGTCCCTTCCAGGGTTCCCCACTCGCGGCACTCCCGGCACTGGCCCATCCACTTGGGGCTGGACCAACCGCACTCGGTGCAGTAGTAGGAGACCTTGGGGGCCTTGGGACTCTTCGATGCGGGCATGACGGGAGACTAGCGGGCCCCACCGACATCTATTCAGGCGTCTGCCGGGCGCCTTCTGGGCCTCAGTAGCCGACCGAACCGGTCTGCCACGGCTGCCCGCTGCGACCGGAGGACTGCTGATTCCGAGGATCCTGGCCGGTAGGGGCCTGCCCGTACTGCGGCTGCTGGGATCGGCCGTCCTGGCCCGATGGCGGCACCTGGGCCGGCTGCTGAGGCTGACCGTACGGGGCCTGCTGCGGAGCGCCGGGAGCCACCTGCTGACTGGGCGTGTGGTCGTAGCCGGTGCTCTGCGGTGCCATCGGCTGGGCAGCCGGTTGCCCGTACTGGGGCTGACCGCCGCTCTGCTGCGCAGGGGCCGTACCCGGGTGGGGCCGGTACTGCGGGGCCGCCTGTGCCTGCATCGGGTTCCCAGGCGCCTGGAGGTATCCCTGCTGCTGGGTTGCCCCAGCGGCCTTCGCCGCCTCGGCGGCCGCCAGCTGTCGGCGCAGTTCCTCGGGAACCAGATTCGGGAAGTGCTTGGCCAGGACATCATCGACGAAGGAGACGAGGAATACGAGGACTGCGATGGGGATGATGAAGATCCAGAACGGAGTCCTCGCTCTACCCGGCACATAGGTGTTGAGGAGGATGAGGATGAAAACGTCCAGAATGACGCCGACGATCACGGCGATCCCGAACAGCGGGTAGAACAGACGGGTACGGATTGTGATCTCATCCTCGGTGGACTCGTTGCCACCGGTGCCTCCGGCGTTCGGGGGGACGTGAGCTGTGCTCATGAAGCAAGTCCTCTCTGAATCTTGGAAGGTTGTTTCAACGTGAAGTCGGGTGCGTCCGGAACTGTCTGTTGAGGGCTAGCTCGTGTGACCGTTCTGTCCGTAGGTCTGCTGATTCTGGGGATCCTGGCCGTACTGGCCCGACGGCGGTACCTGGCCCGGCTGCTGCGGGGTGCTCGGAGCCGCCTGCTGATTGGGTACGTGTCCGTAGCCGGTGCTCTGCGGTGCCATTGGCTGGGCAGCCGGCTGTCCGTATTGGGGCTGTCCGTACTGGCCCTGCTGAGGGACCTGCCCTCCCTGGAAGTGCGGTGCCACGTAGCCGGGCACCAGGTGGGGGGACTTCCTGGCCAGGGCCGCGTCGGCGAGCCTCCCGATCGCCAGAGCACCGACAACGGGAAGAATGAAGACCAGGTAGGGGATACGTACCGAGCCCTCGGCGTTCGTAACGATTCCGATGAAGATCGCGATGTCGATGATGATGCCGATCACGACCATGGCGGTCATGATGAGCAGGTAGTAGCGCGTACGCAGGGGCTTGTCCTCGCCGGAGTCATTGGCGTGAGGGAGCTGGGGGTTGTTCTGAGCGGGTGGCTGTGTGCTCATGAGAAAGGGCCTCTTCTATGTCTGGAATCGTTGTGACGGAGTGCGCCAGGTGCGCGTCCGGTTCCCAGCGTGCCCAAAATCGGCCGGCAGGTCACTCTCTCATGATGGGGAGGGGTACCCCCGTGACATACATTTCCATCATTTTGAGCCGGGCGTTTTTTGCGTGGCCCTACAGAAAGACCGTAGGGCCACGCAAAAAACGCCCGGCTCAGTGGTGGTGGGCGGAGTAGGCGTCAGCCGCGGGTGCGGGCCAGTGCCTGGCGAGCCCGCTCAGCGACGTTCTGCCCG
Coding sequences within it:
- the radA gene encoding DNA repair protein RadA translates to MPASKSPKAPKVSYYCTECGWSSPKWMGQCRECREWGTLEGTQAAGAPGGGAGGALTAGAVRPTVAARPIGEVSATEARARPTGVGELDRVLGGGIVPGAVVLLAGEPGVGKSTLLLDVAAKAAAVARGRGDGPVLYVTGEESASQVRLRAERIDALDPGLLLAAETELGALLGHVEAAGPSLLVVDSVQTIASAQVEGSAGGVTQVRAVAGALIAVAKERGIPVLLVGHVTKDGGIAGPRVLEHLVDVVAQFEGDRHARLRLLRAVKNRYGPTDEVGCFDLGERGIVGLADPSGLFLSAARSEVPGTCATVTLEGRRPMPVEIQALVAPTNAGSPRRTTSGVDHSRTAMALAVLSARLRVDTSSADVYVSTVGGARAVEPATDLAVAVSVVSAARNLPTPAGLVAFGEVGLTGEVRATVGIQRRLAEASRLGFDRAIVPLAGSTELREVAGMQVLPVAHVGEAMGAALPRG
- a CDS encoding conserved domain protein codes for the protein MSTAHVPPNAGGTGGNESTEDEITIRTRLFYPLFGIAVIVGVILDVFILILLNTYVPGRARTPFWIFIIPIAVLVFLVSFVDDVLAKHFPNLVPEELRRQLAAAEAAKAAGATQQQGYLQAPGNPMQAQAAPQYRPHPGTAPAQQSGGQPQYGQPAAQPMAPQSTGYDHTPSQQVAPGAPQQAPYGQPQQPAQVPPSGQDGRSQQPQYGQAPTGQDPRNQQSSGRSGQPWQTGSVGY